GCGCCATGAGCAAGACTCTCAAAGAAATGGACGTGCTTCGCCAGCACCTGGCCAAGCATCAGTTGAAGCTGACTCGTCAACGCGAACTCATCCTGACGGCGTTCCTGCGACAAGAACACGTCACGGCAGAGACGATGTATCATCAGCTGGCGAAGAAAGATCCCCACCTCGGACTCGCCACGATTTACCGCACGCTGAATCTCTTCTGCGAAGCAGGCATCGCCCAAGCCCGCCACTTCGGCACCCAGACGCAATACGACAATATCTCGCATAAGGGCCATCACGACCATCTCATCTGCACCGGCTGTGGGACTATTGTAGAGTTCGAGAATTGCGAGATTGAACGGCTACAGGAAGAGGTCGCGACCAAGAACGGCTTTGTGATCCAAACCCACCGGCTGGAGCTGTACGGCCTCTGTGCGCGCTGCCGCCATTGACGAATCGCTTCCGCATCCAGTACTATCTTGAGACGGTTTATCAATTTCAACTAGGATGGCCATTACAGGCTGTCCCCACTCTGGAGGCACGCCGCATGACTTCATCCTGTCGCACATTTTTGGCGCTGACGCTACTCCTCGGAGCGCTGACGCTTTCGCAGTGGGCCATTGGAACCGCGGAGGCCGCCGAGAAACTTGTCGTCTATTCGGGTCGCGCAGAACGGCTCATTAAGCCGGTGCTGGATGAATTTCAGGCCAAGAGTGGCATCCAAATCGAATTGCTGTCGTCGGGCACCACCGAGTTGGTCAACCGGTTACAAGCCGAAGGCGACCATACCCCGGCCGACGTCTTCCTGACGAACGATGCCGGGAGCCTCGAGCATGCCCGGGAACTCAAACTCCTCCGGCCCATGAATATGCGCGAAGTTGAACGAGCCATCCCGTCGCAATTCCGCGCGGCCGACAACAGCTGGATCGGACTCTCAGGCCGCTTCTGGATCGTCGTCTACAACACCAATCTCGTCAAACCCGATCAGATCAAATCACTGTTCGACCTCGCCCAGCCGCAATGGAAAGACAAAATCGCCGTTCCCAATTCCGGCAGTGAATATCTTCAGGCCGGCGTTTCAGTAATCAAAGCCACCTTCGGAGACGAACGGACGAAGCAGTTTCTGCAAGGACTCAAGGCCAATGCGGGCACGCAGGTATACCAAAAGAGTTCGCAGATTGTGGACGCCGTCGCGAAGGGGCAGGTCGCGGCAGGCATTGTGAACCACTACTATATCTATCGGCACCTTGCCACGCAGCCCACCGCTCCGATCGCCGCGGTCATGACCGATCAGCAGGAAGGCGGCATGGGCGCCATCATGAACGTGACCGGAATCGGGGTCACCCGCGCGTCCAAACACGTTGAAAGTGCCAAACTCCTGATCGAATTCCTGGTTGCCCAGGCCGGGCAAAAAATGTTCGCGGATCTGGACAAGGAATACCCTCTCCATCCGGACGTGAAAGCCGATCCGACACTCATCGACCGGCGCACGTTCCGTGCGGCGCAAGTCCCCCTGGCTCGACTGGCCGAATTACGCGAGGCCACCCTCACGCTGATCGAACAGGTCGGCCTTCGCTAAGCCCTTGTGTAGCCGCGCATGCTTACCGCCACAAGAGCTCACGCCCCCTCTTCGCTGCAATGGATCAGCCTGATCACTGCCGCATTTCTGGTGCTCCCCACCTGCTACATCATCTATGTGGCGCTCACCGCCGCACCGACCGTGTGGAGCCGGCTCTGGTCGACGCGCATTCCCGAACTTCTCTGGAACACCCTCTCGCTGGCCACCGGCGTCGCTTTGACCACACTGCTGCTGGGCGTCTCCCTCGCCTGGATCACCGTTCGGTACGAATTTCCTGGTCGCCGGGTCTGGGAATGGGCACTCGCCTTGCCCCTCGCCATGCCGACCTATGTGCTGGCCTATGTGTATGCCCATCTGCTGGGAATGGGCGGCCCGGTGGAACAAGGATGGCAGACGCTCATGGGGTCCGACGCGCGACTGCTCTCCCCTCAAAGCTTTGTCGGCGTCACACTGATCATGGCCCTCGACACGTTTCCGTTTGTGTACCTGCTGGTCCGAGGAGCACTGCTGAATCTGAATATCTCCTTCGAGGAAGTGGCACGCGTCTGCGGCGTTTCTCCTTGGAGCACACTCTGGCGCGTCACGCTCCCGCTCATCCGCCCCGCCATTGCCGCAGGACTAGCGCTCGTGATTTTGTATGTGATCTCGGACTTCGGGGCGGTCTCTCTGCTCCGCTACCAGACACTCACGTATGCGGTCTATCAACAGATGACCAGCCGCTACGACCATACGTCCGCCAGCATTCTCAGCCTGCTCCTCGTCGTGATGGCAATCATCTTCCTGGTCACGGAACGATGGTTTCGCCAGCGGAGTCGCTTCTACCAAACATCCGGCCGCTATCGACAGGCGACCCGGCACCACGCCGGCCCCGCTGGAACGGCACTCATCACCGGGTACGTCGTACTGGTGTTCGGAGCCGCATTCGGGATTCCGGCTGTCATGTTGATCCAGTGGAGTATCGAAGCGATTGCACAGGGCGCCCTGGATGCGCGCTTTTTCGGCTTCATCTGGAACAGCAGCTTCCTGTCGGCACTGGCAGCCTGTGGGGCCGTGATCATCGGACTTCCGCTGGCCTACCTCGCCAGCCGCCGTCCTTCGCGACTCAATCTTGCCTGCCTCCAAGCCGCCTATGCCGGCTATGCCTTGCCCGGTCCTGTCGCCGCCCTCGCGGTCCTTGTGCTCTTTACGCACTTCGTGCCGGTCTTGTACGGTACCGTCGCGGTGTTGCTCGTTGCTTACATCCTGCATTTTCTCCCGGTCGGCCTGCAGTCGATGGAGCCGGCTCTCCAACAAGTCACCCCCAATGTGGAAGAGGTGGCACGCACTCTGGGCTGTACGACCCGCCGGACCCTCCGGCGCGTGACCCTTCCGCTCATTCGTAACGGTTTTATTGCGGCCTGGGTCCTGATGTTCCTCCAGACCATGAAGGAACTTCCGGCCACATTGCTGCTGCGGCCGGTAGGATTTGATACACTGGCGATTCGTGTATGGCTCGAAGCCAGCGAGGAGTATTATCAGCTGGCGGCGCCCGCCGCATTGTTGATCGTGCTCCTGAGCCTGCCGGCCCTGCTGCTACTGGTATCCAAAGATTGGCGTGGACGTGACCAAGAGGTCGTTACTTGAACCCCGTGAACAACTCAGATATCGGCGAGCACCAGGCACAAGGTGCGTCCACGATGCCGGACGCCATGGATCTCGCCGCCGGGCAGTCTCCCGTCCTTGAACTTCGCGGGATCTCCTGCGCCTACGAGCCTGATCGTCCGGCTGTCGAACAGATCACGCTCACGGTCCACCAGGGCGAAATTCTCTGCCTCCTGGGGCCATCCGGATGCGGCAAGACCACCATTCTCCGCGCGATTGCAGGGTTTGAGCGGGTGACCGGCGGGAGCATTTCTCTGTCCGGCCGGCTCGTGTCATCGCGAGACGTGATGGTGCCGACTGAACAGCGGCACATCGGGATGGTCTTCCAAGAATACGCACTGTTTCCTCATCTGCGCGTGGAGAAGAATATCGCCTTCGGTCTCAACCACCTCTCCCGCCCACAGCAGAAGGCCATCGTCGATGACCTCCTCACCCTCACCGGCTTGCGCGGCCTGGAACAGCGGTATCCGCATGAGCTCTCAGGGGGGCAACAGCAACGCGTCGCGCTCGCCCGCGCCCTCGCCCTGCGTCCGGTGTTGTTGCTGCTCGACGAACCGTTCAGCAATCTCGATCCCGACATGGCCAGCCGCATGCGACAAGATCTCCACGCCCTGCTGCGACAGACCAAGACCACGGCCATCCTTGTCACTCACGACCACGACGAAGCGTTTTCCATGGCCGACCGCGTCGCGGTGCTAAACCGGGGACGGCTGGAGCAATTTGATACGCCTGAAGCGATTTACCACGTCCCCACGACTCCCTTTGTGGCCGACTTCGTCGGACAGGCAGACTTTATCCCGGGGATCGTGGCCAATGATGTGGTGACCACCGAAATCGGAGACTTCCCTAACACGCAGCATCTCGCGACCGGAACCAGCGTGGTCGTGATGATTCGCCCCGACGATATTCATATCGTTCCGACAAAGGGCGCAGATGCCCATATTCTGGCACGGCAATTCAAAGGCTCCGAAAATGTGTACACGATTCAGCTTCCCTCCGGACAGATCGTCCACAGCAGCGAATCGTCTCTGAGTATTTATCAAGTCGGTACGGCGATTGCGCTTCGAGTGGTGGCAACCCATACCGTCCTCTTCCCGCAACCACCTGAATCGTCAGAAAAGAAGAAGCCCGAACACGGCAACGCCCCACCCCCGTAAAACCAGGCTCAATTCAGGCCTCCATGCCGAGAGCAGGGCAGGGGGTTGCCCCCTTAGACAACCAACAGCGAGAGGCGGAGGATCGACGAATGGATCTGCTGAAGAATGCGGTAGAATATGGAATCATCGGCTTGCTGATCGCGCTCAGCATCTGGTCGGTGGCGGTGGCGGTCGAGCGGTGGCTCTACTATCGCCGCGTGGACCTGACCCAATTCACAGACATTCAAACGTTTGAAATGGCGCTGACCAAACGCCTGGTCATCATAGGCACGGTGGCCGCCAATGCACCTTATATCGGATTACTGGGGACCGTCCTCGGTATTATGATGACCTTTCACACGATGGGAACCTCAGGCACGATGGCTGTGAATACCATTATGATCGGCCTAAGCCTGGCCCTGAAGGCGACGGCTGTCGGCCTGCTCGTCGCCATCCCCTGCGTCGTGATGAACAATATTCTCCGCCGGCGGGTCACCGAATTGCTGACGATCTATAAGGTGCAACATGGAACGCGAGGTTAATCAAATCAACGTCATTCCGCTGGTCGACGTGATGCTCGTGCTGCTCGTTATCGTTCTCACCACCGCCACCTTCATCAGCACCGGCCAGATCCCCGTGAATCTCGCCAAGGCCAAAGAGGCCGGAGATCACAAAGATGTCCCCGTCGTGGTGACCTTGACCGCGAACGGCGATCTGTTCCTCAACGACCGCCCCGTCCCGCCGGACGGCCTCAAGACCGTCATGCTGGCGCACCCTCGTGAATCGCTGGTGGTCGTACGAGCCGACAAAGTCACGTTACTGGAACGGTTTGTCTCGGTGGTAGACGAAATACGAGGTCTGGGATTTCAGTCCGTCAGTCTGGAGGTGGTACGGCTGTGAGGGCCCGCCAGCCCGACATATCGGACCCCTTCATCCGCTTCCATGCGAGCGGGTGGATCATCTCGATCGGCCTGCACGGCAGCGCCATTCTCCTGGCCGGATTCTTCGTCGCCAAAATCGGCCTGGCACCACCCTCTTCATCCTTTCAATGGGATGTGACCGTCGTCGGTTCTCAACCTCCGACGCCTGCACAGGTCGCACCCGGTGCACCACCACCTGCTGCAGCAATTGTCCGACCGGCTCAACGTAACGTTGCAGCGACAGCTCTGCGTCCTACACCTTCTCCGGCAGCGCTCCCGACCATGCCGGCCTCTACATCAAACTCTCCGGCAACAGTCGAACGTGACACAATCAAACCAGTCCTCCCCCCTCCTCAGCAGGCTCCCGCACAACTGCTTGAACGCACTCCTGCGGTCTCCAGTCCTCCCGAACCTCAGGCAACGAAGGATGACCGTCAACCTTCCCTGCACTCGACATCGGCATCGGTCGAGGCCCCCCCTGACTCCCGCTCACTGCCCCAGATGGCAAATCCTCCGGTTGCAGACGCACCTCTCGCCCCGGAAATGTCAGAAACGACATCGCAACCGCCCTCTGAGCCCGCCACCTCTCCAGCCCAAACGGCATCGCTCGCCCCATCGACCAACACGGCTCAGGTTGCCCGAAAACCGGACTATGGCTGGCTCGCAGGGCCTTTGCTCCAGCGGATTGAAGCACTCAAACAATATCCCGCCACGGCGAGGCTGCATCGCCTGGAAGGTCGGGTGATTGTACGGATCGTGATTCAGCAAGACGGACACATTACATCGGCCACCGTCGCAAGAAGCTCAGGGCACGATGTGCTCGATCAAGCCGCACTGGAAACCATTCGGCAGGCCTCACCGCTCACCTTGTCCCAGCCGCTCGAAAAATCCTCGGTCACGATGCAAATACCGCTCGGCTACTACCTGGATCGATAAGCTGCAGAGTTATCCCTGGCAGGGTTGCTGTTCCCAGCCTCGCAAGACCGCCTGCTTGTCGAACGTCAAGACATAGGCCCGGCAGCCGCCTCCCCGCACTTGACCACCGAAGCCTGCCGTTCCGCTGCCGCGTTCGAAATAGGTCCAGATTTCTCCCCCGCCGGTAGCCGCTTGTGTCTTATGCGGTGATCCATATCGTTTCCCGACCATCTCTTGCGTCGCCTCGTTGACCGCATCGTGAAAATATTTGGAACTACCGCTGCATGCGCTCAATACGAGCAGGCCGACTACTATCCCTGCGAGCATACCTTCCCAGCGCCAACCAGGGGCCAAGCCCCATCCGGAACGTCCGCCTTGGATGGAATTACTCGATGCCATCATTCATCCTCACCCTCCCCTTGAGATACGAAGAAACCCAGACTTTGCCGTCGCGATCTACGATCACCGCACCGACCCCCGGCAACCGCTCAACCAAGGCCAGTCCTCGCTCACGTCCCATCACAAAGATGCCGGTATCCAGGCCATCTGCGGTCAGTCCGTCGCGGGCGACCACGGTCACGCTTTGGCAGTCACGAGCCGGTTGCAAAGTGATCGGATCGAGAATGTGGTGATAGCGCACTCCATCCCGCTCGAAGTACCGCTCATAGTCACCGGCCGTCGAAATTGCCTCATCCTGAAGCTCAATAAAAGCCAGCACAGCCTCTTCATGCCTCGGATGCCGGACGCCGAAGGGAAATTTCATGCCGCCCGGCAGTCTGCCGAAGGTCCTGATATCCCCCGAGAGGGCCACGACCCCTGCAGTGGCTCCGGCCGTCTGCATGGCTGCGACAGCCATATCCGCGGCAAAGCCTTTGCCGATCCCGCCCACATCTACCCGCATTCCCGGCTTGGCCAAATAGACCGTCCTCTCTGCGACATTCAGATGTAGCGAACGCAACTCCGTCAGCGGGCGAACCGCCTGCAAGACCGCATCGGATGGAATGTGCTGCCGATCGAGAACACTCCAGGCCTCAACCGCCGGGCCGACGAGAATATTAAACCCTCCTTCCGTCAGCCGAGCCATTTCGAGCGAGGCCTCCAGCACCTTCATCGTGTCGCGGCTGAGCATGACGGCGTCCCTGCCAGCGGCAGCATTCACCTGCGAGAGTTCGCTGGTCGCAATCCAGGTACTGAGCAACTCTTCCAAGCGATGAATCTCCTGGAATCCAGCCGATGCCGCATCCTGCGCCCGCCGACGATCAGACGCCACCGACGTAATGGTCACGAGCGTACCCATCTGCATCTGCGTTCGCTTCACGACGACAGGAGCGGATTCAGACCTTGTAGTCGCACATCCGGACGAGAACAAGAGCAGGAAGATCCCGCTCATGACTGCAAAACGATATCCCATCTCCACCTCACCACCTCCGACGAATATGACAAACAGACTGCGCTTACCACTCAATAGATCACACAACTTCATTGGCGCAGCCCGGCGCTGATTTACGCGCACACGCGTCCATCTTCTGCGGGACGCCTGCAAAATGCAAATGTCGCCCGTCGCGCCGACCGGCAGGCAAACACTCCTTTCCCGTACCCCACTCTATCCGACAAAATCACCTGTGGCAGGCGCGCAGCGCACACAAAAAAGCGGCCAACTTTTAATTGGTCGCCAGACTTGACATTCCTCCGCTGATCGGGATATTAATAATCGTTCTCAATTTTACCAACGAGACCGACCACCCGCTATGATCACAGGAAAAAGTTTGGCATCCCCTACCTGCCAAGACAGTGAGACGCGCTGCGAGTGCGGACAACTCATTGCCAAAGTCCGTGGGCAAGGCCTTGAGCTCAAATGCAAACGCTGTAAGCGCATCGTCGTCATCCCATTCACCTCAATCGAAGGCTGGGGCACCGTCACAGCATGATTCGATATATGAAAGGAGGCCTCACCACCAGGTACACCCCAGGGCATCGATCATGTACACCTGTTTTCCCTGTAGACCAGAGACCTTTGAGTCCCGAGTCCAACCAAACCCTTACTCGCGGATGGAGGATACCCATGAAAATCAGGGCAATCCTCGGGGCTCTCGTCTTAGCCAGTCTACCGGCAATGCCGGCACTGGCGGAAAACATGACCCCGGAGGACATTAAAAAACTGGTTGATGAGGCAGTCGAAAAGCGGCTTCAGGAACACGAACGACGTGAAGGCGGCATGCAACAAGGCCAAGGTGAAGCGGCCTCTACTCCGCAATATCCTGTGGCATCCGGTCCCATAACCGAAATTCGAGTCGAGCGAAAGGGCGAGGAAAAGATTCCGTTGGGATTCGGATCAACCGGATCCGGCAAACTCATTTACGCCAAGCCCTTCTTGAGTGCTCCGAAAGCAACGGTCGGTGGATATGCCGATGTCATGTACAACTCACTGTCCCGTCAGAACCTGGACAACCCTAGTCGTAATTCATTCGGCCAGCAACGGCTGGTGCCATTTATTTATGCGGACATTACCGACCATATCAAGTTTGCAACGGAAATCGAGATCGAGCGCGGCGGCTCCAACGCGCCACAGGGCACTGACGGTTCCATGCAGATCGAGTTTGCCCAATTGGATTACCTGATTAATGAAGCGATCAATCTCCGAGCTGGTATCTTGTTGATGCCGGTCGGCAAGTTTAACTTACTGCACGACTCACCCTTGAACGATCTCGTCGATCGGCCGATGGTCTCTCGCATCGTCATCCCCAGCACCTGGTTCGAAGCCGGTGCCGGTATTTACGGAACCCTGTATCCCTCGTCACGCTCGAAGCTGGACTACGAAGTCTATGCCGTCAATGGAATGAGCCAGACGGCCGGCGGCATTACCGACCTTGGGGTGCGAAGCGCGCGAGGCAGCGTCTCTCGGGATCGCGACGACAACAAAGCCGTCGTCGGCCGCATCGCCTTCAGCCCGATGCTGGGCATTGAAATCGCCGGATCCGGCTACCATGGAGCGTACAAGCCGGCCGCCGGAGCCGTGGGGGCGGGCTATATCGATATGTTCGCATTGGACTGGACTCTCCAGAAAGGCCCGTTCGAAATCATCGGAGAGTCAGCCTGGACGAGAATCAGCAACAACAATGCGACTGGTGTCGCCAACCGGGTCATCGGACCGGCTGGCATGCAAGGCTACTACGTTCAGGGGAATTATCACTTCATGCCGGAATTCCTCAAGAAATGGGCGCCCAGCCATTTCACCGACGCCTCTACGTTTACGGCAGTCGTGCGGTGGGAACAGGTCAACACGGATACCGACGATCGCACCAAGCAGAACGCGCTGGGAGGCCAACGGAAGCTTGAGCGCTTGACCCTTGGTCTCAATTTCCGGCCGATTGAAGACACGGTGATCAAATTCGACTGGCAATTCAATACCCAGAGGGACGCAAAGGGCCTTGTAGCCGCCGGGGATCTCGGCACTGCAGGCAGCCCGATGAATGGAAACGGATTCTTAATCCAAGCAGCCACGTACTTCTAACCGGTTCCTCGTCCAGGCCGTCCCGATCGGGACGGCCTGGACGATACCGACAGAATTGATATGACACAGCACTACCGCCGACTCAGCATCCTCCTAATTCCCGCTCTTCTGACCGCCTGTGCATCCCTGGGCGGTATGCAGGAACGATTCGCCGTCTGCAGCTACGACCATGCCTGGGAAGCTGCACTTGACGCAGTCAAAGATCGTGCGATAGCGCGGCAGGATAAGACCGCAGGCCTGATCGACACCGCGTGGCTTGAAATACCCATGCCGGGACGGACCTTTGGTGCCCTTCAGCGAGACTTGGGGGACAGCAAAGATCGGTCCCGGATTTCCCTGGCAGTCAAACGACTCGACGATGTCACAAAAATCGGCTTCATCGAAGAGCGACAACGGTGGGCATTCCGTGGCGGCTCTCGCCTGTTCGGCTGGACCGACACCGAGTCCTCGGCCCAAGTCATGACCGACGTGCAGAACCGCTTAGACACCAAATTGAAGGAGCATGGATGTTCAGTACATTGAGTGCGTACCGCACCTTGACCGCAGTCGTATTGCTTCTGACCTCGTCGCTCCCGGCGCTGGCGACGGAGAAAGTCTGGGACAACGAATTGCGCCGCTTCCTGAAAGACGACGACTTCAAGTACGAAGAGTTCATGACCGAAGAG
This sequence is a window from Nitrospira sp.. Protein-coding genes within it:
- a CDS encoding transcriptional repressor, translated to MSKTLKEMDVLRQHLAKHQLKLTRQRELILTAFLRQEHVTAETMYHQLAKKDPHLGLATIYRTLNLFCEAGIAQARHFGTQTQYDNISHKGHHDHLICTGCGTIVEFENCEIERLQEEVATKNGFVIQTHRLELYGLCARCRH
- a CDS encoding extracellular solute-binding protein; this encodes MTSSCRTFLALTLLLGALTLSQWAIGTAEAAEKLVVYSGRAERLIKPVLDEFQAKSGIQIELLSSGTTELVNRLQAEGDHTPADVFLTNDAGSLEHARELKLLRPMNMREVERAIPSQFRAADNSWIGLSGRFWIVVYNTNLVKPDQIKSLFDLAQPQWKDKIAVPNSGSEYLQAGVSVIKATFGDERTKQFLQGLKANAGTQVYQKSSQIVDAVAKGQVAAGIVNHYYIYRHLATQPTAPIAAVMTDQQEGGMGAIMNVTGIGVTRASKHVESAKLLIEFLVAQAGQKMFADLDKEYPLHPDVKADPTLIDRRTFRAAQVPLARLAELREATLTLIEQVGLR
- a CDS encoding iron ABC transporter permease translates to MLTATRAHAPSSLQWISLITAAFLVLPTCYIIYVALTAAPTVWSRLWSTRIPELLWNTLSLATGVALTTLLLGVSLAWITVRYEFPGRRVWEWALALPLAMPTYVLAYVYAHLLGMGGPVEQGWQTLMGSDARLLSPQSFVGVTLIMALDTFPFVYLLVRGALLNLNISFEEVARVCGVSPWSTLWRVTLPLIRPAIAAGLALVILYVISDFGAVSLLRYQTLTYAVYQQMTSRYDHTSASILSLLLVVMAIIFLVTERWFRQRSRFYQTSGRYRQATRHHAGPAGTALITGYVVLVFGAAFGIPAVMLIQWSIEAIAQGALDARFFGFIWNSSFLSALAACGAVIIGLPLAYLASRRPSRLNLACLQAAYAGYALPGPVAALAVLVLFTHFVPVLYGTVAVLLVAYILHFLPVGLQSMEPALQQVTPNVEEVARTLGCTTRRTLRRVTLPLIRNGFIAAWVLMFLQTMKELPATLLLRPVGFDTLAIRVWLEASEEYYQLAAPAALLIVLLSLPALLLLVSKDWRGRDQEVVT
- a CDS encoding ABC transporter ATP-binding protein, encoding MDLAAGQSPVLELRGISCAYEPDRPAVEQITLTVHQGEILCLLGPSGCGKTTILRAIAGFERVTGGSISLSGRLVSSRDVMVPTEQRHIGMVFQEYALFPHLRVEKNIAFGLNHLSRPQQKAIVDDLLTLTGLRGLEQRYPHELSGGQQQRVALARALALRPVLLLLDEPFSNLDPDMASRMRQDLHALLRQTKTTAILVTHDHDEAFSMADRVAVLNRGRLEQFDTPEAIYHVPTTPFVADFVGQADFIPGIVANDVVTTEIGDFPNTQHLATGTSVVVMIRPDDIHIVPTKGADAHILARQFKGSENVYTIQLPSGQIVHSSESSLSIYQVGTAIALRVVATHTVLFPQPPESSEKKKPEHGNAPPP
- the exbB gene encoding TonB-system energizer ExbB; the protein is MDLLKNAVEYGIIGLLIALSIWSVAVAVERWLYYRRVDLTQFTDIQTFEMALTKRLVIIGTVAANAPYIGLLGTVLGIMMTFHTMGTSGTMAVNTIMIGLSLALKATAVGLLVAIPCVVMNNILRRRVTELLTIYKVQHGTRG
- a CDS encoding biopolymer transporter ExbD — protein: MEREVNQINVIPLVDVMLVLLVIVLTTATFISTGQIPVNLAKAKEAGDHKDVPVVVTLTANGDLFLNDRPVPPDGLKTVMLAHPRESLVVVRADKVTLLERFVSVVDEIRGLGFQSVSLEVVRL
- a CDS encoding energy transducer TonB yields the protein MSETTSQPPSEPATSPAQTASLAPSTNTAQVARKPDYGWLAGPLLQRIEALKQYPATARLHRLEGRVIVRIVIQQDGHITSATVARSSGHDVLDQAALETIRQASPLTLSQPLEKSSVTMQIPLGYYLDR
- a CDS encoding FAD:protein FMN transferase — translated: MKLCDLLSGKRSLFVIFVGGGEVEMGYRFAVMSGIFLLLFSSGCATTRSESAPVVVKRTQMQMGTLVTITSVASDRRRAQDAASAGFQEIHRLEELLSTWIATSELSQVNAAAGRDAVMLSRDTMKVLEASLEMARLTEGGFNILVGPAVEAWSVLDRQHIPSDAVLQAVRPLTELRSLHLNVAERTVYLAKPGMRVDVGGIGKGFAADMAVAAMQTAGATAGVVALSGDIRTFGRLPGGMKFPFGVRHPRHEEAVLAFIELQDEAISTAGDYERYFERDGVRYHHILDPITLQPARDCQSVTVVARDGLTADGLDTGIFVMGRERGLALVERLPGVGAVIVDRDGKVWVSSYLKGRVRMNDGIE